Proteins co-encoded in one Anolis carolinensis isolate JA03-04 unplaced genomic scaffold, rAnoCar3.1.pri scaffold_9, whole genome shotgun sequence genomic window:
- the LOC134293624 gene encoding uncharacterized protein LOC134293624 — protein sequence MSREGDQSHDGAKGPPLGALPLAEETLQAIASSTGYPKPDGVTQRIPRGGRGVPAAAETSWGSGGSMPETVAQRLSILETHLSRLSDTVGRIVPILEENLQKEHIRYGAEREPSKGGDWSQRGQRASTQSPAAARDEGDEEYWQELEFRDRMAREVERQQALGTLRPPTPTELPTPRMGVGVERPLGPGIGSSGLADEGGEEQEIQEEEEDVPYDGERRDAGATARPVCGWGEGPTAAAGFREPRRMTTGVGRGVIQGNPMQPFPMPPRQHQRAAEWMPRREDLKLEYGGESAELNFFLISIRGYMEDNAHTFPSEASRVRAIGNTLKRGAASWYVQLHARQDPCLRSVPRFLAALENRFRDRLEQLRARDQLRGIKQRDKTVPEYAEEFLHLAERVPEWSEVTKVELFKEGLRPEIFSWAAHRDDPETLQGWIQLAGRVESTLAQVKRFRSSGGQQRPVARGRGETRKQERPGGRPGIPSRGDDNKPKPGCFVCGKTGHRAAECWARKGEPPKPSKPKPATGRRAEEEVQAPESPEKLACDERRTEEEDEEKEGTMSWNPVTGLW from the coding sequence atgagcagggaaggagatcaaagccatgacggagcaaaggggcctccgctgggagctctgccgttggcagaagagacattgcaagccatagcttcctctacggggtaccccaagccggacggcgtgacccagaggattcccagagggggaagaggcgttccggcggcggcagaaaccagttggggatctggaggaagcatgccggagaccgtggcccagcggttatccatcctggaaactcatttatccaggctgtcggataccgtggggagaatagtgccaatattggaagagaatctccaaaaagagcacatccgatatggcgccgagagagagccaagcaaaggaggcgattggagccagaggggacagcgagcttcaacgcagagtcccgcggcggcaagggacgagggagacgaggagtattggcaagagctggagttccgggacagaatggcgcgcgaagtggagcgccagcaagctctgggaactctgaggccgccaaccccaacagagctcccaaccccccgaatgggcgtcggagtagaaagaccactggggccagggatcgggtccagtggattagctgacgaaggcggagaggagcaggagatccaggaagaggaggaggatgtgccgtacgacggggaaaggcgagatgcgggggctacagcgaggccagtatgcggatggggggaagggccgacagcggcggcaggatttcgggagccgcgcagaatgaccaccggagtggggcgcggcgtgatccaaggaaacccgatgcaacccttccccatgcctcccagacagcatcaacgggccgctgaatggatgccaagaagggaagatctcaagctagaatacggaggggaatcagccgaactgaacttttttctaattagcatcaggggatacatggaagacaatgcacacacattcccctccgaagcaagcagggttcgggccatcggcaacacactaaagagaggagcggccagctggtatgtgcaactacatgccagacaggacccatgcctgaggtcagtgccccgcttcctcgccgcactggaaaaccggttcagagaccggctagagcaattgagagctcgagaccagcttagaggaataaagcagagggacaaaacggtgcccgagtacgcagaagaattcctccacctcgcggaaagggtaccagagtggtctgaagtgaccaaagtggaattatttaaagagggactacgccccgaaattttcagctgggcagcgcacagagatgaccccgaaacgctccagggatggattcaactagcggggcgcgttgaatccaccctggcccaagtaaagcgcttcaggagcagcggcggccagcaaagaccggtggcgagaggtcgaggagaaacgaggaagcaggaaagacccggagggaggccggggattccctccagaggagacgacaacaaacctaaaccgggatgctttgtatgtgggaagacgggccatcgagcagcagaatgctgggcacggaagggggagccgccaaaaccctcaaagcccaagccagcaaccgggaggcgtgcggaggaggaggtgcaagccccagaatctccagaaaaattg